In Leptospira perdikensis, a single genomic region encodes these proteins:
- a CDS encoding MliC family protein: MKTSYQSKFKSSVVIIVVIGLLSFLCKPAYEEIKVEYQGNKGQNITAVYHNPSDGKGTFSVTLTVPNGQSITLNQGESASGVRYTDDKTLVWWAKGDGAFMMEPDGKGDWEIIDTFKEVSIPRNR; this comes from the coding sequence TTGAAAACATCTTATCAATCGAAATTCAAATCTAGTGTTGTTATAATAGTTGTGATTGGCTTACTCTCTTTCCTTTGTAAACCAGCTTACGAAGAAATTAAAGTAGAGTATCAAGGTAACAAAGGTCAAAACATTACTGCCGTGTATCACAATCCTTCAGATGGGAAAGGTACCTTCTCTGTAACTCTAACAGTTCCCAATGGGCAATCGATTACATTAAATCAAGGTGAGTCAGCCTCAGGAGTTCGTTATACTGATGACAAAACTTTAGTTTGGTGGGCAAAAGGGGATGGCGCATTTATGATGGAACCAGATGGAAAGGGTGATTGGGAGATAATAGATACATTTAAAGAAGTATCTATACCACGAAATCGTTAA